The Coffea arabica cultivar ET-39 chromosome 3c, Coffea Arabica ET-39 HiFi, whole genome shotgun sequence genome contains a region encoding:
- the LOC140004580 gene encoding putative late blight resistance protein homolog R1A-4: protein MEMASTCSMYRVLLDRTVPYDVHVAIKHMKFLKTFLMCARKWSQSNDLYLESDNVVKKVSLSSFLSCIEDTFHKYEEDIHSLYLRLETGKNTQNTVNLAVSPEIEKQIKSLKQEIFQKIIQIYFALASSRSLQSNSCMTDDELLQFIDLILQDLADLTNYSMYWKISESYILSAQVQALEAKLTFLKSFIPFAKMRGTADIPALLLAHFEVAALNAARLSHMFSYWDDAKEMHYPEFHSMMYEQQQKIRAVDFHLYEIYKEVLGASYCSASLHTPMVQDKQILNNFNDSLIGCLWELFCCSSSFMDSMKDEMGILYAGLKFLRSILREHQEKMDEQNEKIGALLSEAGIIICSPSLNRVKEGEVSFSESTDALGCYDMLANTNIHIKHFKDQISGSSTIESLPNSSHSLSSPEVSRTSSRMLSKGKMPIAHEVIVGLDDEAAKVIDRLVSGSKQVEIVPIVGMAGLGKTTLAKKVYNDRKDEFQNLDEHALLEKLYQRLLKNRYLVVFDDVWDIEVWNELRIAFPNDKNGSRIIFTSRFSNVASEVQYGGEPHYLHPLSEKESFELLQKKVFGEEDCPKALHGFMMEIAKKCRGLPFAVVVVAGILATIDHDILVWKKFAESFTSTTVSGTDQWKKSLELSYEHLPYHLKACLLYFAAFQEDEKIGAKNLMRLWIAEGFVEKIEGKRSEVIAEEYLMDLIGRNLVMVSKSGSIGGVKTCYIHDLIFEFCKAEAKEKNFLQVLRGYDELSTFIEPPNLPRLSIRSNGEDFIKSKLFCPHLGTLLFFEATPGYGRRLLNISFLFCIYKHLKVLNLGNINLWLKELPTEVESLLCLRYLALTAWYMKFIPPSIAKLSHLGTFCLVSGVTVSLPDSIWNMKNKIGLLPPLLPSASSAQPSTMPQFHSLTPMSHCSCQSPLFLYYFSSRLLP from the exons ATGGAGATggcctccacttgcagcatgtATCGTGTCTTACTTGATCGGACTGTTCCTTACGATGTTCATGTTGCAATCAAACACAtgaaatttctcaaaacatTTCTTATGTGTGCCAGAAAGTGGAGCCAAAGCAATGATTTGTACTTGGAATCTGACAATGTTGTGAAGAAGGTGAGTCTTTCATCTTTCTTATCTTGTATTGAAGATACCTTTCACAAATATGAGGAGGATATTCACTCTCTTTATCTTAGATTAGAAACGGGCAAAAATACCCAAAATACTGTTAATCTTGCAGTGTCCCCCGAAATTGAGAAACAGATCAAATCACTGAAGCAAGAAATCTTccaaaaaatcatccaaatttacTTTGCTTTGGCAAGCAGCAGGTCATTGCAATCAAATTCTTGTATGACAGATGATGAACTGTTGCAATTCATAGACCTCATCCTACAAGATCTAGCAGATTTGACAAATTACAGTATGTATTGGAAAATTAGTGAATCGTATATTTTGagtgctcaagtccaagcccttgAAGCAAAGCTGACATTCTTGAAAAGCTTCATTCCCTTTGCCAAAATGCGAGGAACTGCAGATATTCCTGCCTTGCTATTGGCGCACTTTGAAGTGGCGGCTTTGAACGCAGCACGCCTCTCTCACATGTTTTCTTATTGGGATGATGCAAAGGAAATGCACTATCCTGAGTTCCACTCCATGATGTATGAACAACAACAGAAGATCAGAGCTGTTGATTTTCATCTCTACGAAATTTATAAGGAAGTACTTGGAGCTTCATACTGCTCAGCATCATTACATACACCAATGGTGCAGGATAAGCAGATATTGAACAACTTCAATGATTCTCTTATAGGTTGTCTCTGGGAGCTGTTCTGCTGCAGTTCAAGTTTTATGGATTCTATGAAAGATGAAATGGGAATACTCTATGCAGGACTGAAATTCTTGAGAAGCATTTTAAGGGAGCATCAGGAGAAAATGGATGAACAAAACGAAAAAATTGGTGCTCTTCTTAGTGAGGCAGGCATTATAATTTGCTCGCCTTCTCTAAACAGAGTGAAAGAAGGAGAAGTTAGCTTCTCAGAGTCCACAGATGCCCTTGGCTGTTATGATATGCTGGCTAATACCAACATCCATATCAAGCATTTTAAGGATCAGATCAGTGGCTCAAGTACTATAGAGAGTCTTCCTAATTCCTCTCATAGCTTAAGCTCACCAGAAGTTAGCAGGACTTCCAGCCGCATGCTATCAAAAGGTAAAATGCCAATAGCCCATGAAGTCATTGTTGGTCTTGATGATGAGGCAGCAAAAGTAATTGACCGACTTGTAAGCGGATCAAAACAGGTGGAAATTGTTCCCATTGTGGGAATGGCTGGCCTTGGTAAGACAACTTTAGCcaaaaaagtttacaatgataG GAAGGATGAGTTTCAAAATCTGGATGAACATGCGTTGCTTGAAAAGCTCTATCAAAGGCTATTGAAGAATCGGTATCTTGTTGTTTTTGATGATGTCTGGGACATTGAGGTATGGAATGAGCTGAGAATTGCATTCCCCAATGACAAGAATGGAAGTAGAATCATCTTTACGAGTCGATTTTCTAATGTAGCTTCAGAGGTTCAATATGGTGGAGAACCTCACTATCTTCACCCACTCAGTGAGAAAGAAAGTTTTGAACTACTGCAGAAGAAGGTGTTTGGAGAAGAAGATTGTCCTAAAGCATTGCATGGATTCATGATGGAGATTGCCAAAAAGTGCAGGGGATTACCATTTGCAGTTGTTGTTGTAGCTGGAATTCTAGCAACTATAGATCATGatattttggtttggaaaaagtttGCTGAAAGTTTTACTTCGACCACGGTGTCTGGTACAGACCAGTGGAAGAAGTCATTGGAGCTCAGTTATGAGCATTTACCATATCACTTGAAGGCATGCCTGCTGTATTTTGCAGCATTTcaagaagatgaaaaaattgGTGCCAAGAATTTGATGCGTCTCTGGATTGCAGAAGGGTTTGTggaaaaaattgaaggaaagagATCAGAGGTCATTGCAGAAGAATATCTGATGGACCTTATTGGTCGAAACTTAGTTATGGTAAGTAAAAGCGGATCCATTGGTGGAGTCAAAACTTGTTACATTCATGATTTGATATTTGAGTTTTGTAAGGCCgaggcaaaagaaaagaattttcttcAGGTCCTGCGAGGATATGATGAGCTTTCTACCTTTATTGAGCCTCCCAACCTACCTCGGTTGTCCATTCGCTCCAATGGAGAGGATTTTATAAAGTCAAAGCTATTTTGTCCACATTTAGGTACTCTGCTATTCTTCGAGGCTACTCCAGGATATGGGCGTCGGTTGCTTAATATCTCCTTCCTTTTTTGCATCTACAAACATCTTAAAGTTTTGAATTTAGGGAACATTAACCTATGGCTGAAGGAGCTTCCAACTGAAGTCGAATCACTTCTTTGTTTGAGGTACTTAGCCCTTACTGCTTGGTACATGAAATTCATTCCGCCATCTATAGCCAAGCTCTCACATTTGGGAACCTTTTGTCTCGTTTCTGGTGTGACGGTATCATTGCCAGATAGCATCTGGAACATGAAGAACAAAATTGGCCTTCTGCCACCACTTCTTCCTTCTGCTTCCTCTGCTCAGCCTTCAACAATGCCACAGTTCCACAGCTTGACTCCAATGTCACACTGTTCTTGCCAATCTCCtctttttctctattatttctCCTCTCGTCTATTGCCCTAG